A window of the Streptomyces sp. NBC_00454 genome harbors these coding sequences:
- a CDS encoding acyl-CoA desaturase, giving the protein MTISPDVIEDASASSDASAPSATLGGENKRSVEQLALLLFITVPFVALLGAIPLAWGWGVSWLDVGLMVFMYFLACHGITIGFHRYFTHGSFKAKRPLRIVLAVMGSMAVEGPLVRWVADHRKHHKYSDHEGDPHSPWRFGETVPALMKGLWWAHIGWLFDEEQTNQQKYAPDLIKDPAIRRISRDFVWWTIFSLAIPPVVGGLVTMSWWGAFTAFFWGSLVRVALLHHVTWSINSICHAVGKRPFKSRDRSGNVWWLAVLSCGESWHNLHHADPTSARHGVLRGQVDSSARLIRWFEQLGWASDVRWPSEERIDARRKEETSNAA; this is encoded by the coding sequence ATGACCATCAGTCCCGACGTGATCGAGGACGCCTCGGCGTCCTCCGACGCGTCCGCGCCCTCCGCGACCCTCGGCGGTGAGAACAAGAGGTCCGTCGAGCAGCTGGCGCTGCTGCTGTTCATCACCGTTCCCTTCGTCGCCCTGCTGGGCGCGATTCCGCTGGCGTGGGGCTGGGGGGTGAGCTGGCTGGACGTGGGCCTGATGGTCTTCATGTACTTCCTGGCCTGCCACGGCATCACCATCGGCTTCCACCGCTACTTCACGCACGGTTCCTTCAAGGCGAAGCGGCCGCTGCGGATCGTGCTGGCGGTCATGGGCTCGATGGCGGTGGAGGGGCCGCTGGTGCGCTGGGTGGCCGATCACCGCAAGCACCACAAGTACTCCGACCACGAGGGCGACCCCCATTCGCCGTGGCGGTTCGGCGAGACGGTGCCGGCCCTGATGAAGGGCCTGTGGTGGGCGCACATCGGGTGGCTCTTCGACGAGGAGCAGACCAACCAGCAGAAGTACGCCCCGGACCTGATCAAGGACCCGGCGATCCGCCGCATCTCGCGCGACTTCGTCTGGTGGACGATCTTCTCGCTGGCGATCCCGCCGGTCGTGGGCGGTCTGGTGACCATGTCGTGGTGGGGCGCGTTCACGGCGTTCTTCTGGGGCTCCCTGGTGCGGGTCGCGCTCCTGCACCACGTCACGTGGTCGATCAACTCGATCTGTCACGCCGTGGGCAAGCGCCCGTTCAAGTCCCGTGACCGTTCCGGGAACGTCTGGTGGCTGGCCGTGCTGTCCTGCGGCGAGTCCTGGCACAACCTGCACCACGCGGATCCGACCTCGGCCCGGCACGGTGTGCTGCGCGGACAGGTCGACTCCAGTGCGCGGCTGATCCGTTGGTTCGAACAGCTGGGATGGGCGTCCGACGTGCGCTGGCCGTCCGAGGAGCGCATCGACGCCCGGCGCAAGGAAGAGACGTCGAACGCGGCATGA
- a CDS encoding TetR family transcriptional regulator: MMGGVAIDGSSSSSDKPRRSRRVRMTGAERRQQLLDIGRILFAEKGFEGTSVEEIAAKAGVSKPVVYEHFGGKEGLYAVVVDREMRQLLDGVTGALTAGHPRELLEQAAFALLDYIENYTDGFRILVRDSPVAQSTGTFASLISDIATQVEDILGLEFKARGFDPKLAPLYAQALVGMVALTGQWWLETRRPKKAEVAAHLVNLAWHGLENLEAKPRLVGHRKS; the protein is encoded by the coding sequence ATGATGGGGGGCGTGGCGATCGACGGCAGCAGTTCCAGCAGCGACAAGCCCAGGCGGTCCCGCCGGGTCCGGATGACGGGCGCGGAGCGGCGCCAGCAACTGCTGGACATCGGCCGCATCCTGTTCGCCGAGAAGGGCTTCGAGGGCACGTCGGTGGAGGAGATCGCGGCCAAGGCCGGGGTGTCCAAGCCGGTGGTCTACGAGCACTTCGGCGGCAAGGAGGGCCTCTACGCGGTCGTCGTGGACCGGGAGATGCGCCAGCTGCTGGACGGGGTGACGGGCGCGCTGACGGCCGGGCATCCCCGGGAGCTCCTGGAACAGGCGGCGTTCGCGCTGCTGGACTACATCGAGAACTACACGGACGGCTTCCGGATCCTGGTCCGGGACTCCCCGGTCGCCCAGTCGACGGGCACCTTCGCCTCGCTGATCAGCGATATCGCCACGCAGGTCGAGGACATCCTGGGCCTGGAGTTCAAGGCCCGCGGCTTCGACCCGAAGCTGGCCCCGCTGTACGCGCAGGCGCTGGTGGGGATGGTGGCGCTGACCGGTCAGTGGTGGCTGGAGACGCGCCGCCCGAAGAAGGCGGAGGTGGCGGCGCACCTGGTGAACCTGGCCTGGCACGGCCTGGAGAACCTGGAGGCGAAGCCCCG